Genomic DNA from Mus musculus strain C57BL/6J chromosome 11, GRCm38.p6 C57BL/6J:
TGTTTAAAGCTGTCATAATGAACTAATTAGCCTCATTGTGAAAGGTTGATCAGATATGAATGACATCAGCTTTGCAGAAGATTCTGGATAAACAAGGTGTTGGTCTTCTTAGTGGTCCTGTACACTCAGATGCCAGGGGAGATGTTTCGTGGATGAGCTATGCTGAGGACAGTTCTCTCTGTCCTGGGGTGTGATTGTCTCTGGGCTTTCATTACATAGAGATGACTTGAATAACACTCAGGCATCCCAGAGATTGTGCGGCCGGCTGGGGCTCTTATTAGACAGTACGAGATGGGGACACGGACTTAATAATAGTCCATGCAGAAAGGTACTTTGAAGTGGATGCCAGGGTCAGCAGGGTCTGAACAGAGAATGCAGTCTGAGCTGCATTCCTTGAATTCTCAGGTCACAGGAGTTGACAGGGTCATTGTTCATGGCACTGGTCCGAGCACAATCAGTCTGCTGTCTCTCACACTCTTGGTGTGCTTGAGAGTCGGGGGAGGAAGCTCAGGGATGAGGGAGAGTAGGGAGGATGAGAAGCACAGAGtagggcagggtggggtggggaagatggTAATCACTCCTATGCTGGAAAGGGGATGACAGAGGGTCTGAGGGAGTCAGTCGGCTTTGTGCGATGGACTTGCTGGTGATCAGGACAGAACTCAGACTCTTcacatttcttgtgctttttagtTTGTCTCCCGCCCCCtcagtttcttgagacagggtttctctgtgtagccctggctgttctggaactgctctgtagaccaggctggtcttgaactcagaaatctgcctgcccctgcctcccgagtgctgggattaaaggcatgtacaacCACCACCCAGCACATATCTCCTCTTAATACTTGTACCCGCATCATATAAGGATAAGAGCAAACACTACATAGCTACAATATCATCGTGATTCCCGACACCATTAGAAGGTTCAGACCATCTGGACAGTGTCAGCTGCTGTGAAGCTATGGAAAGGTTTTGGTTGAGGGGTTGATAAAGCACTACAACACCTCCCTCAGAGAAGGCTGCCGGGCCTTCCCTTAGTCCAGCTGAGAGCCTGATCAGGCTAGAGTGAGACGGGGTGACATGGCCTTTCTGAGGTCACCACAGTTCCTCCTGTGCGTTTGAGCTACTTCCTGTCTACctgctctgcctgtgcctgtgtcagtCTTACACTTAGCGAGCACCAGGAAACGTAGGTCTGGCGATGTGGAGAGATTTAATCAGTCCTGGGGGCAGGCAGGAGTGGTACGTGGCCTCAGTTCCCGCTACTGTCTCTACTGTTTGGAGGATGTTAGATGTTTACAAGTGACTGTTTTGGGGCTAGAATGAACAGGCTGAGCCTTTCCTACACAGGAGTTCTCTCGAAGCCCTTTGAACTGGGACCGTGACTCTTTCCTGGCAACTTTCTGTCTTAGGGTTAGAGTCAGGACATTTTTGGCTTTGTAGGGTTTGGACTTGCCAGCTCACAGAATTACAGGACAAATTCcttgtcacatacacacacacacacacacacacaccagacacacacatttatccccttcacacacacactcatataccccACATGTACAcccatgcatacactcacataccccacactgacagacacacacactctacacatacacacatacctcacaCCGACACACACACTGAGGCTCCTGACTAATATATCTGTCCCATGTCAAGCCTTCTGTCACCTGTCACAGGCTAGAGACCATCCCTAGACACAGCTGCCACAGACTGTCCCACTCAGCTAGAGGGGTAGGTGATGTAGACACAGGACTCCCTGGGCCATGGAGAGGGACCTGGGTGTTTTGTAGGCCGTCACCTTTCCTGCTCAGTGCCACGGGCACCGTTTCTGCCAGTCCCTCATTTTGATTGCAACTCTATTTGCTCGGTACATTTCTGTGCTCGTTCCTTAAAAACAACACACCCAAAATGGTTTTAAACATAACATTTTGAGAAAAGTTGCCAAGGTGACAAGGTGGGGGAGGATTCGGAGGTGACAAGGACAAGGGGGATTAGGAGGAGACTGGGTGCCCTGAAATTTGTTGTTTCAGGACCACTTAGGCTGTTGGGTGGAGAGCAggtagggaaatggatggaaggCGGAGAGGCCGGTTCTAGACTGTGGCAGGTGAGGCAGGAAGAGTCTGCACTGGAAGGAGCTGTAAATCTAAGAGGCACAGAGAGGTGGATTTTGAGAGGAGTTCAAGTGGCTTAGGGTTAGAAGGAGGAGGACTGGTTGGGCTTTGAGGGGCGATCTGAGCATCGGTTCCTGGAAGAGCTTTCATAGGGCACAGCTGGGGTTGGAGTCTGAGGTCAAGTCCGAAGGGCAGAACAAGAGAGCAAGCATTTTCCAGGGTCGGGGCTTCCACTATAGTCTTGGTGACGGTTCGTGGCCCCTAAATAATAGTAAACCCAcactttaaattaaattaaaacagttTTTAGTTCAGCTCCTCTCAGTGGACCCACACATGTATTCTCTGCTGGTTATTACTAAGAATGACTAAGTAATATAATTGAGCTGAAAATAATCTTCCGCCCATACTTGCTGGGTTGGTTACTAAGTATTGCCTGGGTTTTAAAGCAGTGAAGCAAACTTGTGCTTTTTCCAAATGTTAAGTTTGAGGGCCGCAGATGGTAACCATCTGTTCCGGACTAGCATTTTACAATATTTGATTAGCACTTTATATAGTCTGGGGAAGCCTGCCAGGGGAGCTGCCTGTCGAGTTGGGACTGTAGTGTGTCCTCTGTGGTTGTCCTTGAGGGTCCTGCCcatcacagcttttttttttttaaatttttattttttagatttattttatgtatatgagtatactgtagctgtacagatggttgtgagacttcatgtggttgttgggaattgaatttaggactcctattcgctctggtcaaccccacttgctccgATTGACCCCGCTCGCTCCAGTCACCCCCCATCACAGCTTATGAGGTCACCCTCTGTGGGCTAGGCTAAAGCAGGGCCAGTCACTCTGCTGAAATCAGGGGGTTGAAGAGCCCTGTCCTGTTTAGACTTCCTTACAGCTGCAACCATTGAAATGGGTCATAAaagtggtttggttttggtttggtctggtctTTGAaacatatagcccaggctgtccttaaactcattaCATACATAGCCAAGGGTGACCCTGTGATCttgctgcctccacctccctagtgctggcatATCAGGCCTGCACCGGCATGCTTTCTGTTTGCAGTGTTAGAGATTGTGCCCAGAACTTCCTAAACGCTAGGCAGGCGTTTTACCAACTTAAACACACCCCAGCCCCTGGAAGTAGAAGTGGGGTGTTGAGATCTATCAGAGTCTTTCAGGTTGAAGATGACAGAATCGCCGTTCCAAGCAGCTTTGCAGGTAATCGGAGTAATTTGTCAGGGTATTAGTTCTGGGGCCTGGGCTTCCtatggatttaacattttaaGACTTTGTTCTAGCAAgttccagctctgccttctgcttgGAACCAAGAGGAGGCAAGATGGTATCCCTTGTAGAATTACTGAGTCTAGTTGGGAAGGGAGTCTTCCAGTACCAGTTGCTTATCTGCGAGCCAGGAGACGAGTGTGTATTGTTCCGAAAAGATATCCTTGAAATAGAATGTTGGTGCCTCTGACCCCAGCCTATCATGGTTCCCATGTTAGTGCAGGGATGTCTGGCAGTTCTAGTGGGTGGTTCTCCTGGCAGCGTTCTCTGCAGCCTTTGCAACTTTAAAACTAACACCAGTCACTCGGTCCCTTCTCTGAGCTTTTTCGTCTGGCAGGAGCCTCTCCCTCCTAGACAGGAAGCCTGCAATGAGGAGATAACAGGGTCCACGGCTGGTTCAGTTCATCCAGTGTGAAGCTTGCTGGGGGCCAGGCCCAGTGCTGAGGCTTGGGCCCAGCTCAACCACCAGAGCCTCCCGCATGACATCAAAGTGATTCACTCCCACGGAGGGTGGGGCGCGGGCAGTGAGAAAGGGCTTCCACTGAGAGGCTGGGAAGGGAGCCACGGCCATGCGGAGCTGTAGAGAACTGACATTCTTGATAGTTGGAGATTCTGGGGCACATTCCTGGGGCTGACATGGGTGCATCCAGGATAGCGGGTCAGAGCTCATTTGGTATCAAGTGTGGAATAGAATGGACTGACATTGGGTGCCAGGCATGGTCCCTTGGAGCAGTGGGCACACAGGCAAGATCAGGGCTGGAGGCACCTAATGGAAGGGTAACAGATCTTCGAATTTTAGAGCCCACCATTTAGAAACACCTGTACTCTCTTCAAAACACAAATCTGGGCCAATAACATGGCTCCGTCAGGGGAAGGGAGGTCCCTGCCTCTAAGCCTAATGACACCAGTTCAAAACTCAAGCCTACCTCATGGAAAGAGAgcactgactcctgcaagctgtcctctaaccttcacatgtgtgctgtgacacacacactcttgagtgtaaacacacacacacacacacacacacacacacacacacacacaagttcatcTTAGTTTGTACagtaggacctgagttcagttcccagaatcctccTTGGGTAGCTGATCaggaactccagctcctgggaatccgatgcttctggcctctttgggcaccagTACTCACATGTGCATACCCTCCACAGACATTCATACTATAATTAGaaaaaataagcctttaaaaatCACAAGTTTTGAAGTATCCTGTGGTACTCCATAATTCTTATGATTTATGTAATAGCTGAAAAAcagattcaaattttaaaaatatggaagcTGGAGGGGGCATGGaggagtggtgcatgcctttagtctcagcacttaggaaacagactgaggcagatctctgagtttgaggcccaccTAATCTAccaagtaagttccaggacagccaggcctacaaagAATCCctatcttgaaaagccaaaataaatggatggatagatagacagacagacggacataGACACAGAAGATGGATAAATGGATTCCTTAGATACAGAAGGAAGCATGGCAGACCGACCATTCCGTTGACACAGACCTTGGGAACATGTGAAGGAGCCTGGGTGGGGGAAGCCAGTCAGCAGCTGCTGGAGCTGGGaagggaggagctggagggaggcagaggtaattGTGGTAATGGTGGTTGGATAAGCTTGCTCTTCATTGCTCTTCATTGTGGCAATGGTGGTTCCTGCAGAGACGGACTTGTGAGAATTGCCAAGTGTCTCTGTGAAGTTTTGTATGGTAATAGCGTCTTTCTTctctaatatttaaaaagattttaaattatgttttatgttACGGGCATGACTGTttactttcatgtgtgtgtgtgtgcatgcctgtgtatgtgcaaTAACATATGTGTACATAAACTCGTGTGTGCAGgaatgcgtatgtgtgtgtgtgtgaatgctcacatgtgcgtgcatgagtgtgtgcacaccATGTGTATGTTTGGTgtctctggaggccagaagaggtattgGATCCTGGATGTAACGGAAGaatcagacagttgtgagcagccatgtgggtgctgggaactgcaagtgctcttaactgtagaaccatctctctaggccttagacaaacaaacaaacaaacaaacatggcttttgaggcagtgtctcactaTATTGTCTGTCTGGTCTGGAATTCATGGAAGGTGTCAGGTCCCCTTTCTTTTATTACTGGATGCTGGAGCCAGAAATTAAATTTCAGACAGACCTTTTGTCAGCTGTGTGAGCTTAGGCAAGATACCTTACCTTTCTGTGCTTAGTTTTCATATGTTTGCATCAGTTTTTATGTTAAATAAATATTGTGCTCATTGTAACTAATGACTCAGTAACATGAAGTCACATACCTAGTCCCAGCTTCTCTTTGGTCACTCCATCTATAGCTTCTTCGTGGGATCCACACTGTGCATTCTGACCTGCTTAGCATCTCATTAACATGCAGCTATCTGTCTAGGGCCCAAGattgtatttcctttttttaaaaaaagatttatttattttatgtatatgagtacagtgtagctgtgcagatagatggttgtgagccgtcatgtggttgctgggaattgaattcagaaccTCGCTCGCTCAGCcttgctcactctggtcagccgGCTTGGCCccgcttgctccggcccaaagatttattattatatgtaagtacactgtagctgtctccaggcacaccagaagaggtgtgtcagatctcattatggatggttgtgagccaccatgtggttgctgggatttgaactcaagagcagtcagtgctcttaagaactgagccgtctctccagcccaagattttATTTCATACCAGTGTTAGTGCTTTGGGAACAACACTTTTTGACTAGCCAGGTTTAGACCTTCAGGCTTCCCACCCTCTTGCCCGATGCCCTCACTAGCATGTCGGTAGCCTTGACGGCTCTGTGACTGTCACCTGGggttttctgttcattttccCTGTTTCACCTGCCACCTGAAGCTAAGCTTTTGCAAGACTCTGGGCTGAGGTGGCACATCTCCTTCTACACTTGCATTAGGTTCTCATGGGCCTGCTGTATGCTAAGGCTAGCCCCAGCTCAGGGTGTAGGCTTCTGGAGTTGGGCCACAAGGGGGACCAAGCCTCTGTGCAGATGGCTCACAGAGGGCTGGGACTGGAGACCGGTGCCACCATGGAACTGGCCCAATGGCTAAGAACGGGATGTTCTGTGTTTTTCAGGGCTGAGGCTCGCACATGGCCCCTCTGCCAGGGGCAGAGCTGGTCCAGACGCCATTGCAGCTGTACCGTTACTTGTTACGTTGTTGCCGGCAGCTGCCAACCAAGGGCATCCAGGAGCACTACAAGCATGCTGTCAGGCAGGTGGGAACAGGTCTGGGGGAGGTGTgcgctggcggggggggggggggggggggcagagccaCAGGTACCTGGGAGCAGGCCTAGGAGTTTCATAAGAAGCACTGCAAACATGGgcagctggcctctggcttctgtcagTGGCACAGCGGCTATATCCGTTGGCATCTCAGCACTGTGCTGGGGCCTGAATGAGACAGCTCCAAGGCTATCAAAACAGACtgggtagaggcaggagagaggaatcagttgataaagtgcttgccgtaCAAGCACGAGAACCAGAGTTCAACATCCAGAAAGACTGGCATGGTGGCCTGCactcagcattggggaggcagagacaagaggattgggTACCCCTGGTCCCAGAAAGAGGACctgtctagatagatagatagatagatagatagatagatagaatcagAACAAAGTTTTATGGGCCACCAGGAAGGGCAAGCAGCAGCTCCCGATTAGCAGCGACTGCAGTGATGTCACAGTGGAAGGCTTGACCCAGATCCTCAGCCAGAGAGGAAGGCAGCAGTGGGAATTAGGACACTCGCTGTAGATTAGGGATCAGCTGCATTGATGCTGATTTGTCTGAGTTTGATTGCTGAGGTTACATCAGAGGGTCCCTTTGTCAGGAAACACACAGTGAGGATTTTAGGGGACAAGGCGTAGTGCCTGTCACTTACTTTAGAAGATTCTGAAGAGAGAATGACACAACCAGCAAGGTAAAGGGTCCCGTGCACCCTGTACTACCTTCCTATAAGAAATCacttctggggctggggagacggctcagaggttgagagcactgcagctcttccagaggattccgGTTCTGTTCTTTAGCCACCCgtgtactgcatgcacatggtcacagacatagacacaggcaaaacaccatgcaacaaacaaaataataaaaatttaacggtgggactgcagagatggcttagaaattaagagcaccgtctgctcttccagaggtcctgagttcaattcccagcaaccccgtggtgcctcataaccaacgataatgaaatctggtgccttcttctggcctacaggcatacatgcaggcagaatgctagatacataataaatctttttaaaaaagaaaatgatttccaAATAAAGagctaaaaattaaatttcatacAGATACATTGTGAtgatacacatctttaatcccagcactcaaggggcagaggtaggtggatctctctgagttcaaggccagccaggtctacagagtaagttccaggctagccagggctacagagtgagatcctgtctcacagaGTAAAAGAGAAACAGTGGTAGCAATAGGAGGCTGAGGGAAACAGAGGGTGATGGTTAGCTTTGGGGCAGTGAGGGGAGACTTCCTGGACAGGCACCGAGTGGGCTCCTGGGATGAGTAGGAAAGTGAATGTGGGTTTGGGAGCACAATCAAGGGAGGGAGGACTCCATTCTTTTGGAAGAAACCTGAGGTTCACAGGTCTTAGGTCACTGGTCAGAAGCCCCCCGGATTTCCCAGggtcctttgtccctgtgccttctctcccttccccgtTGCTCTCCCAGCACCAGCACCTAGTGGCATCGAGGCCAATCCCTCCCCAGCACACTTCCATCGATGTAGATTCCTGTGCTGAGCAAATCAACCCCAGAGATTGTGGCTCCCCTTGGCCCTGCCAAATAACCTAGCTGCCCAGTGGCTGGGTCTCCTTTTCGCCTCCCTGCGGGCTGCACTGACAGTTCCGCTGCCAAATAAACTAGGGCTCCAAAGCTGTGGTCTAAGAGCAGGGTGGGCCGGATGAGCACACCTCAGCAGAGCTAGGTGACCAGTGCCTCACGGTCTCTTGGGACTGGGCTCTCTAAAGCTCTGGATTTCACATGGCCATGTCCGTTTGTGCTGAAACCTACAGAGTTTCCAAGTTCATTCAGATGAAGACAACTCCGAGAGAATCCAGCAGATTATTAAAAGAGCCATTGAAGATGCCGACTGGATCATGAACAAAGTAAGTGCTTGCTTGGCCCTGGCACTGGAATGGGAATGCTGTAACCTCCTCGGCCATCAGGGGGCGCTCGCGCATCACAGTTGAAAACAGAGGCACCTGCACTCCTCCTAGGTAGGAAGATAATCTCTTATGgttgtcccccccacccccccttccgGTCCCCAAAGCCGACCTTAAAGGAAGCCGGCTAACTGGCTTGGTTCCCATGGCTCCCTCAGCTGCCCTATTCACCCCAGGACCTGgtggtggtaccacccacagtagtCTGGGCCCTCCATATCAACCatttattaagaaaatacctcacaGACACCTATAGGCCAATCCGGTAGAAGCTGAGGGTGCCTCTTCCCAGGTGGCTCGAGTTTGTGTGAAGTTGATCAAGACTAGGCTGCTGTCTAGGACCAACACCTAGACTGTAGGTGGGATAAAGGCACCAGGAATGTGGAGAACTGGAGTGTGCCCCCAGATCCTTGTTGTCCTAGCGCAGACGCTCCAGATGTGGGGTTTAAAATCCACTTTGTAAAAACAGATTTTGATAGGGCATTGACCTCAGTGGTCGACTGCTTGCCTAGTGCAGAAGCCGCTGGGGCTTATCCCtgacagaaaaatcaaaacaaaggcaGGAAAGCCTCGATGATTGGCTGGGGACCCTGGGTGTCTGAGGGTCTCCTCTGCCTGGGACTTTTCTCCCACAAACAAGATTCAGAATAAGGCCGAGCCCTGGTGAGTTCCATGCTTAGTCCCAGTGCCCTCGGCCTCCCAGCCTTTTCATTAAAGAAGGAGGGCCTAGGCACCAACTCGATGTGAAGGTGAAGGGTCTCCCGATGGAGTCTCACCACCTCCCAGAAACCCCTGCAGTCGTGGAGAGGCCCGTGTGACACAACAGAGCCCTCCCCCATGGCTTCCCTCACCCGtctctcatctctctgtcttGCAGTATAGGAAACAAAACTGAGTGTCTGGAGCTTACGGCGAGCGCTTAGCTGCCCTGGAGTCACTTGGAACTGAGAAGCCTTCTGCTCTTGGAACAGCATCAGTTCTGGAATATTCTTTGATCTTGTTGGCTGAAAGCAAGAAATCGTAACTGACATTTGGTGAGGTGGTTCTCGTCATTGCAGCCATGTCTCCAGCGTCTTTTATGTCTGCTTTTCCAGACAGAAACGATATGCAATTTGGGGAGAATTTGGAGTTTTTTTGcttcttctctgtgtttctcatttttgccTATCTGTTCTTTTACTTTGCCCTGAAGGCAGTTAATTTATTCTGGAGGTCCCGTCACCGATCTCCCAGCCCCATGAGAGATGTCCCCTCAGATGACCACCTGTATAGAAAGAAACGAACGGGCTTGAGAACCAGGCAGCTGTGGATCTGAATCCCAGCCGGCATACACGCCATCTGTCAGGTGCCCGAGTGAGCCTGGGGGGGTGAGGCGGCAGTCACGTGCCAGCTCACACCAGCTCCCTGCACAGGGACCTTGCTGCACAGGGACCTTGCTGCACAGGGACCTTGCGAGGAAGCCGCTGTGCTCCTCGTCCTGTTCAGTGACTCAGCTGTGAGTGCGTCTTGTCTCCTCTCAGAGTCCACACGCCCTCTTATCTGTGCCATGCTGTGTCCGTCAGTCTGTTAAGCAGCGGCTTCCTCCCAATATGCTCCAGGCAGAAACCCTGACCCTTGAAGTGGGAAAACATCTACTACACTAGACCAGCAATAAGGTGCAAGTAGGCAGGGTAGACACCAGCAGGTCCAGGCTTCCGTGCTCCACAGTGTGTCCTCTCTGGAGAGGAGATTGGGTCCAAGGGGAAGTGGCCCAGGTGGGCGAAGTAGCCAGAAGATGCAGAGAGGCCACACTGGGGGTTGAATGTTCGTGGGGCACTCAGGTGAGCTAGTGCCTGTCTGTGCCCTTGCAGTTCTGCGGGATGATGTGACCTCTGTCTAAGCAGAAGGGGCGGACAGTCCCGAAGCACGTGTGTCCACTTGTGAAAGCTCAcagttttcttcctcctcttttgatttatttcagacaggatctcagtGTATACactggcaggccttgaacttttgaactTTCAgcagtctttctgtctctgcctcccaagcacttaGATACAGGTGTGCCACAAcacattgctgctgctgctgctgctgataaaTGCTCGTCAGGACAGTTTGCAGGATGCAGCTCACTTCTTCCtctatgtgggtcccagagactgaactcgggctatcaggcttggtggcaaatgcctctATCTGTTGAGTCATCTGTTGGctcttattatttcttctttaaaaaaagaagatctttattttatttgtgtgtaccacgtgtgtgcaggtgccctcagaggcctgaGGACATTGggctccctggaactgaagttataggcagtATGAGCTGTCTGATGTAAGTGttaggaaccaaacctgagtcttctgcaagCAGTTAGCGctcacactcacgcacacactcacgctcacgctgagccatctctctagccctctattGTTTCTCCCTGACTGCTGTTCTCTGAATAGGATTGTTCCCTCGACACGTGTGTCAAACAACGCTAAGGACTTGGGTAAGTCAGACACCCACTTGCCTGGAAGGATCATTCCTCAGAGACAAGCAGAGCCACAGGTTTGGGCTCCCAGATGACTGCCAGGCAAAGGGCAAGAGCAAAGCCGCAGTCCCTCCATCCCCACTGCTGCTGTCCAGTCCATCTGAGCCCAGGGACCAATCCTTACCTGGTGGTGTTCGTGGCAGTAGAGTAgccatgtgtgccaccatgcctggccttaggCAGAGTTGTTCATTAGAATGGGGCTGAGGAGAAAGGACTAACACTGATTTGAGGAGCTGGGGCTGCCACTCACAGGGAGTGTGAGAGGGGTGTGGGGTCCCGTTGTTATGAGGGTGGTTTCAGAGAACACAATACAGATCAGTGGCCAGGTTATCCCTATGACATAGGACATTGACCTGTATCTGGTGGGGTCTCCCTATTGATAAAATAAGGGTGGAAGACGGGCTTATTTCATTTGTTGAAAGTGAGGGAGAGGGCTgaagagcagttaagagcactgactgctcttccagaggtcctgagtttaattcccagcaaccacatggtggctcacaaccatctataatgggatttggtgccctcttctggtatctgaagagagcaatagtgtactcacatttataaaataaataaggccggagcaagcagggccagaaaatatataaacaaaaagaaaaaggaaaacataaagaaaaaggctactttaaaaaaaaaagaaagaaagaaagtgagggaGAAAAACTGAATCTCCATGAATGTGTCCTTAATATTTGATCCCTCTCCAAGATGTCTTCtccagtcatgtgtgtgtgtaagtgtccacatgtatgtgtgtgagtgtccacacacacatgtgccagtacctgtgtatacctgtgtgtgcacagggaGAGCAGGGGTTGATGATGGGTTGTCCCCTCTGTTGCTCAGTACCTGGcattctgaggcagggtctctccccaCAGGTCACTGATTGATGAGACTGCTAGCCTGCAGATTCTGGGGGTCTAACTCATGCTCtctcctgccacacacacacacacatcacccggGCCTCAGGTGTGTGCCAGTGAGCCCAGCTTTTCTGTGGGCATTAGGGGTCTGAATGCAGATCTTACTCATTGTGCTGAGCTGTCTTCACAGGCCTTTCCTTCTTGTTCTTAAGGACCTGGTGGCAGGTGGAAGTCTGACTTCAGAGTTGCTTTGCAGTTGCTGGCCCTACTTGATGGGATGGGGACAAGAACGGTGGCACGGGCTCTGTCTGCAGTGGGTAGACCATGGAGTGGCATCAGTTTGATATGGAAATGGCAGTGTGGAGAAGATCCCCTCCCCAAGCATGTTAAGTTAGCATAGGACCGAAGTCAGTGGAATAGCGGCCAGTGATGGCTCCCAAGTGCCAGAAGCCAGGCACAGATGGAACAGTATCCAGTGCC
This window encodes:
- the Lyrm9 gene encoding LYR motif-containing protein 9, which gives rise to MAPLPGAELVQTPLQLYRYLLRCCRQLPTKGIQEHYKHAVRQSFQVHSDEDNSERIQQIIKRAIEDADWIMNKYRKQN